In a single window of the uncultured Erythrobacter sp. genome:
- a CDS encoding fatty acid--CoA ligase yields MTQAPSSEPGSFCDIVRDHAAATPDTPAFTFGDEVITFAELESGANRVANALTALGVTKGERVSFLGKNHPLYFEALLGAAKIGAVMTPVNWRLAAPEVAYILGNCEARVVFVAEGFAEMLERVRGDCPRVEHVIGIDAPDHSGTDYRTWRGGHPDTPPADAPGPKDDALQLYTSGTTGRPKGAVMTHGSILSSSDGAEKRDWQEPVEGDVTLLAMPCFHISGTGTGIGTMVAGSNSIVLPEYDPTKALDLIANFNISKIFLVPAAIQILLNHPRVREVDFSRLKYVTYGASPIPLELMREAMEVLGCGFVQMYGMTETSGTIVALDPEDHVPEGSPRMRSVGTPLAGVELKIIDEQGNELPADTVGEIATRSSKNMSRYWNNAEASAETIDADGWLRTGDAGYLDADGYLYIHDRVKDMIISGGENIYPAEVENAVYAHPKVADVAVIGIPSEKWGEEVKACVVVKDGQTLSEADVIAHARQHIAGYKCPKSVDFIEALPRNPSGKILRRELRAPYWEGKDRAVN; encoded by the coding sequence ATGACCCAAGCTCCATCATCCGAACCCGGCTCGTTCTGCGACATTGTCCGCGATCACGCCGCCGCGACGCCTGACACGCCTGCATTCACTTTTGGCGATGAGGTGATCACCTTCGCCGAGCTGGAGAGCGGCGCGAACCGCGTCGCCAATGCGCTCACCGCGCTGGGAGTGACCAAGGGCGAGCGGGTCAGCTTTCTGGGCAAGAACCACCCGCTTTATTTCGAAGCCTTGCTAGGTGCAGCCAAGATTGGCGCTGTCATGACGCCGGTGAACTGGCGGCTCGCCGCGCCGGAAGTCGCCTATATCCTGGGCAATTGTGAAGCACGGGTGGTGTTTGTGGCAGAAGGTTTTGCTGAGATGCTCGAGCGTGTGCGCGGCGATTGCCCGCGCGTCGAACATGTCATCGGGATCGACGCACCCGACCATTCGGGCACCGACTACCGCACCTGGCGCGGTGGCCACCCCGACACGCCCCCTGCCGACGCTCCCGGCCCAAAGGACGATGCGCTTCAGCTCTACACTTCGGGCACCACCGGTCGGCCAAAGGGCGCGGTGATGACCCATGGCTCGATCCTCTCCAGCAGCGATGGCGCAGAGAAACGCGATTGGCAGGAACCGGTTGAAGGCGATGTCACATTGCTGGCGATGCCGTGCTTCCACATTAGCGGCACAGGGACCGGCATTGGCACGATGGTCGCGGGCAGCAATTCGATTGTGCTGCCCGAATATGACCCGACCAAGGCGCTCGACCTGATCGCGAATTTCAACATCTCGAAGATCTTCCTCGTGCCCGCCGCGATCCAGATCCTGCTCAACCATCCGCGTGTGCGCGAGGTCGATTTCAGCCGCCTCAAATACGTGACCTACGGCGCCTCCCCCATCCCGCTGGAACTGATGCGTGAGGCGATGGAGGTGCTGGGCTGCGGCTTTGTCCAGATGTACGGCATGACCGAGACTAGCGGCACGATCGTCGCGCTCGACCCCGAAGACCATGTGCCCGAAGGCTCGCCCCGCATGCGCAGCGTCGGCACGCCGCTGGCAGGCGTCGAGCTCAAAATCATCGACGAGCAAGGCAATGAACTGCCCGCCGACACCGTGGGCGAAATCGCGACGCGCTCCTCTAAAAACATGAGCCGTTACTGGAACAACGCAGAGGCCAGCGCCGAAACCATCGACGCCGATGGCTGGCTGCGCACCGGCGATGCCGGCTATCTCGACGCGGACGGCTATCTCTACATCCACGACCGCGTGAAGGACATGATCATCTCGGGCGGCGAGAACATCTACCCCGCCGAGGTCGAGAATGCGGTCTATGCTCACCCCAAAGTCGCCGATGTCGCGGTGATCGGCATTCCGAGCGAAAAATGGGGCGAGGAAGTGAAGGCCTGCGTGGTGGTCAAGGATGGCCAGACGCTCTCCGAGGCCGACGTGATCGCCCATGCGCGCCAGCATATTGCGGGCTATAAATGCCCGAAATCGGTCGACTTTATCGAGGCGCTCCCGCGCAACCCGTCAGGCAAGATCCTGCGCCGCGAACTGCGCGCGCCCTATTGGGAGGGGAAAGACCGCGCCGTGAACTGA
- a CDS encoding DoxX family protein yields MNFLDGFTDKAYALMRFFVGLFFVQHGTQKFFDFPKEGPGELSPLLLGAGAIELVGGVLIAIGLLTRPAAFICAGMSAVGYWMAHGLNDFFPINNGGELIAIFCFVFLYIACRGAGIWSVDSMMAKSDDG; encoded by the coding sequence ATGAATTTTCTCGATGGTTTCACCGACAAGGCCTACGCGCTGATGCGCTTTTTTGTGGGCCTGTTCTTTGTCCAGCATGGCACGCAAAAGTTCTTCGATTTTCCCAAGGAAGGCCCGGGAGAACTCTCCCCGCTGCTCCTCGGCGCAGGTGCGATCGAGCTGGTTGGTGGAGTGCTGATTGCAATCGGCCTTCTGACCCGCCCCGCCGCTTTTATCTGCGCGGGCATGTCGGCCGTCGGCTACTGGATGGCCCACGGGCTGAACGATTTCTTCCCGATCAATAATGGCGGCGAATTGATCGCGATCTTCTGCTTTGTGTTCCTTTACATCGCTTGCCGCGGTGCAGGGATCTGGAGCGTCGACAGCATGATGGCCAAGTCCGACGACGGTTAG
- a CDS encoding nuclear transport factor 2 family protein, which yields MNAKLQELIDRQEIGDVIQRYCRTLDWLDEEGQASCYWSDAHIEYGFFTGRAEDFLPVVMETERGLARRWHMLSQPLIRFHSATSASSECYGVFGGGRLQEDGSIAGDLIGGRYLDEWEKRAGAGGDKWRISARKYVVDWKSPLKDQPIFAPDPEFPLPTLKIDAGGHAEYRKL from the coding sequence ATGAATGCAAAGCTGCAAGAGCTGATCGACAGGCAGGAAATCGGCGATGTGATCCAGCGTTATTGCCGCACCCTCGACTGGCTCGATGAAGAGGGCCAAGCGAGCTGTTACTGGAGCGACGCGCATATCGAATACGGCTTTTTCACTGGCCGCGCGGAGGATTTCCTGCCCGTGGTGATGGAGACCGAGCGAGGCCTCGCGCGGCGCTGGCACATGCTGTCACAGCCGCTGATCCGCTTTCACTCTGCGACTTCGGCAAGCAGCGAATGCTACGGCGTCTTTGGCGGAGGGCGCTTGCAGGAAGATGGCAGCATTGCGGGCGACCTGATCGGCGGGCGCTATCTCGATGAGTGGGAGAAGCGAGCCGGAGCGGGCGGCGACAAATGGCGTATCTCGGCGCGCAAATATGTGGTGGACTGGAAGTCACCGCTCAAAGACCAGCCGATCTTCGCACCCGATCCCGAATTCCCGCTACCAACGCTGAAGATCGACGCGGGCGGGCATGCGGAATATCGCAAGCTTTAG
- a CDS encoding cytochrome P450 has protein sequence MGEQPEINLFDAELQQCPYDAYKQLRDEAPVYNIPGTDMWVVSRYEHVREVLMDPQRFPSSAADSQFRASAGDMERAQMVMARFKEKGWLPAPTLNGRDDPNHKQMRAMFNQAFKPSKIKEIDPEVQGLAYELIDGFLEDGHCEWVKQFCVPLPLFIIGEQMGAKREDMWRIKRWTDAFFQRISLMLPADKHMEMVDREIEAQHYFQPIFERLRDNPDDSLISVLVNTVIEEWGRPLTDNELHAEMMADTFVGGSETTTNALAAGMKLLIENKDVWRQLKSDPGKYMKTFVEEVVRLESPVQSLMRFVNEETELAGVAIPKGAMINVRFAAANRDERVFECPEKLDLDRPKAGAHMGFGSGTHHCLGAPLARRELIWGFTAVVDRFEDMWFAEGKNDFEYHPHFLLRSLKELHIEFEPCKV, from the coding sequence ATGGGCGAGCAGCCGGAAATCAACCTGTTCGACGCGGAGCTGCAACAATGCCCGTATGATGCCTATAAGCAGCTGCGCGACGAAGCGCCGGTCTACAATATTCCCGGCACCGATATGTGGGTTGTCTCGCGTTACGAGCATGTGCGCGAGGTGCTGATGGACCCGCAGCGCTTCCCTTCCTCCGCCGCCGACAGCCAGTTCCGTGCGAGTGCGGGAGACATGGAGCGCGCGCAGATGGTGATGGCGCGCTTCAAGGAGAAAGGCTGGCTGCCCGCGCCGACCCTCAACGGGCGCGATGACCCGAACCACAAGCAGATGCGCGCCATGTTCAATCAGGCGTTCAAGCCGTCGAAGATCAAAGAGATCGACCCCGAGGTCCAAGGCCTCGCTTACGAGCTGATCGACGGCTTTCTGGAGGACGGGCATTGCGAGTGGGTCAAACAGTTCTGCGTGCCGCTGCCACTCTTCATCATTGGCGAGCAGATGGGAGCCAAGCGCGAGGATATGTGGCGGATCAAGCGCTGGACCGATGCCTTCTTCCAGCGCATCTCGCTGATGCTGCCCGCCGACAAACACATGGAAATGGTCGACCGCGAGATCGAGGCGCAGCATTACTTTCAGCCCATATTCGAGCGGCTGCGCGACAATCCCGATGACAGCCTGATCAGCGTGCTGGTCAACACCGTGATCGAGGAATGGGGCCGCCCGCTCACCGATAATGAGCTGCACGCCGAAATGATGGCGGATACGTTCGTGGGCGGCTCGGAAACCACCACCAACGCGCTCGCAGCAGGGATGAAGCTGCTGATCGAGAACAAGGATGTGTGGCGCCAGCTCAAAAGCGATCCGGGTAAATATATGAAGACCTTTGTCGAGGAGGTCGTGCGGCTCGAAAGCCCGGTCCAGTCGCTGATGCGATTTGTGAACGAGGAAACCGAACTGGCCGGGGTGGCGATCCCGAAAGGCGCGATGATCAATGTCCGCTTCGCCGCAGCCAATCGCGACGAGCGCGTGTTCGAATGCCCTGAGAAACTCGATCTCGACCGGCCCAAAGCAGGCGCTCATATGGGGTTCGGCTCAGGGACGCATCACTGCCTCGGCGCGCCGCTGGCAAGGCGCGAGCTGATCTGGGGGTTCACCGCCGTGGTCGACCGGTTCGAGGATATGTGGTTTGCCGAAGGGAAGAACGACTTCGAATATCATCCGCACTTTCTGCTGCGCTCGCTCAAGGAGCTGCACATCGAGTTTGAGCCCTGCAAAGTCTGA
- a CDS encoding FAD-dependent oxidoreductase, which translates to MSETDIIILGCGPAGMTAALAAYEAGARVTILEKFDRVGGTGAVSGGVIWVADNPRQRAAGMADSRDEALAYFRSLDHGDLVDETLEAFVDSGAEALAFLEDAGALKVALLDGYPDYYLDRPGAKPEGGRALDHDLFALGELGEWAARITAIEEPKPMMLRETPLGGGSGVVEPEELGRRMANNERGFGQAMVARLLKACLTRGIEPVLNVDIERLVRDGGRVTGVEGTRDGEGFSLSASSGVIITTGGFEWDEDMRQTFLRGPMDAPASPPTARGGGLKLAMQSGAKLGNMTQGWWAPTLVIPDNPWPDGEQRAAPVLIERTVPHSLMVNRSGERFCNEAANYSALAGAFHQFDPQSYDYPNLPAWLIFDANYVERYPIGPRLPGQPVQDWVARADTLEELAGKLDLPAEALSGTVARFNRHAAAGHDPDFERGTSAYDHFYGDRSREGTAVTLGEVARAPFYAVEIRMGLLGTNGGARTDGHARILGHDGEPIAGLYGAGNAIACPTGGIYAGAGGTLGPALTFGYVAGRSAARANG; encoded by the coding sequence ATGAGCGAAACCGACATCATCATCCTCGGCTGCGGCCCTGCTGGCATGACCGCCGCGCTGGCCGCCTACGAAGCGGGCGCGCGGGTCACCATCCTTGAAAAGTTCGACCGTGTGGGCGGGACCGGCGCGGTATCCGGCGGGGTGATCTGGGTGGCCGACAATCCGCGCCAGCGCGCCGCTGGCATGGCCGACAGCCGCGACGAAGCGCTCGCCTATTTCCGCAGCCTCGATCACGGCGATCTGGTTGACGAGACGCTGGAGGCGTTTGTCGACTCGGGTGCCGAAGCGCTCGCATTTCTGGAAGATGCGGGCGCGCTGAAGGTCGCGTTGCTCGATGGCTATCCCGATTATTACCTCGACCGCCCGGGGGCCAAGCCCGAAGGAGGCCGCGCGCTCGACCACGACCTGTTCGCGCTCGGCGAGCTTGGCGAATGGGCCGCGCGCATTACCGCAATCGAAGAGCCCAAGCCGATGATGCTGCGCGAGACGCCTTTGGGCGGCGGCAGCGGCGTGGTCGAGCCGGAGGAGCTGGGCCGGCGCATGGCGAATAATGAGCGCGGCTTCGGTCAGGCGATGGTCGCGCGGCTGCTCAAAGCGTGCCTGACACGCGGGATCGAACCGGTGCTGAATGTCGATATCGAGCGGTTGGTGCGCGATGGGGGCCGTGTGACCGGCGTCGAAGGAACGCGGGACGGCGAAGGTTTTTCGCTGTCGGCGAGCTCGGGCGTCATCATCACGACCGGCGGGTTCGAGTGGGACGAGGACATGCGCCAGACCTTCCTACGCGGTCCGATGGACGCGCCCGCCAGCCCTCCCACTGCACGCGGCGGGGGGTTGAAACTCGCGATGCAAAGCGGGGCGAAGCTCGGCAATATGACGCAAGGGTGGTGGGCGCCGACATTGGTGATCCCGGATAATCCGTGGCCAGATGGCGAGCAACGCGCCGCGCCGGTTCTGATCGAGCGGACCGTCCCGCATTCGCTGATGGTGAACCGCTCAGGCGAGCGCTTCTGCAATGAGGCCGCGAATTACTCTGCGCTGGCGGGAGCGTTCCACCAGTTTGATCCGCAAAGCTACGACTATCCCAACCTGCCCGCATGGCTGATTTTCGACGCAAATTACGTCGAGCGCTATCCCATCGGCCCGCGCCTGCCGGGGCAGCCGGTGCAGGACTGGGTGGCGCGGGCGGACACGCTGGAGGAGCTGGCCGGAAAGCTGGACCTGCCAGCCGAAGCTCTGTCGGGGACAGTCGCCCGCTTCAACCGGCACGCCGCGGCAGGCCACGATCCCGATTTCGAACGCGGCACCAGCGCCTATGACCATTTCTACGGCGACCGCTCGCGCGAAGGCACCGCTGTCACGCTTGGCGAAGTCGCGCGCGCGCCCTTCTACGCGGTCGAGATCCGCATGGGTCTGCTCGGCACCAATGGCGGCGCGCGCACCGATGGCCATGCGCGCATTCTTGGCCATGATGGCGAGCCGATTGCGGGGCTTTACGGTGCAGGCAATGCCATCGCCTGCCCGACCGGCGGGATCTATGCAGGTGCAGGCGGGACGCTCGGCCCCGCGCTGACTTTTGGCTATGTTGCGGGACGCAGCGCCGCGCGGGCGAATGGTTGA
- a CDS encoding SDR family NAD(P)-dependent oxidoreductase, with amino-acid sequence MKLEGKVAAITGGTAGLGRGIAEAFLAEGAKVALFARNAEKGARVIEELHVGRQGAERAIFVAGDVMQQADVEGFIDQTIDHFGTLDILVNNAGGAGDLQPLVQLSDEAFDEAMKWNVYSTFWACRRALPEMLKKGDGRIINMSSMEGKHGKPVFTAYTAAKHAVNGLTKSLAREVGEAGVTVNSICPGLVVTDIIKNNGPATAEAMGMEFDDMIAMFASEAAIKRPNTVEEIAAMALLLASKEGAGITGAMLSVDGGTAQF; translated from the coding sequence ATGAAACTCGAAGGCAAAGTCGCAGCGATTACCGGCGGCACGGCAGGATTGGGACGCGGGATCGCGGAGGCCTTCCTCGCCGAAGGAGCTAAAGTCGCCCTGTTCGCGCGCAACGCCGAGAAAGGCGCACGCGTCATCGAGGAATTGCATGTCGGCCGTCAAGGTGCCGAACGCGCGATCTTCGTTGCCGGAGACGTCATGCAGCAGGCCGATGTCGAAGGGTTCATCGACCAGACCATCGACCATTTCGGCACACTCGACATCCTCGTCAACAATGCGGGCGGTGCGGGCGATTTGCAGCCGCTGGTGCAGCTGTCCGACGAAGCCTTTGACGAGGCGATGAAGTGGAATGTCTATTCAACCTTCTGGGCCTGCCGCCGCGCGCTGCCGGAAATGCTCAAGAAAGGCGACGGGCGGATCATCAATATGAGTTCAATGGAGGGCAAGCACGGCAAGCCGGTCTTCACCGCCTACACCGCCGCCAAGCACGCAGTGAACGGCCTCACCAAGAGCCTCGCACGCGAAGTCGGCGAAGCGGGGGTGACAGTCAATTCGATCTGCCCCGGCCTCGTCGTCACCGACATTATCAAGAATAATGGCCCCGCCACTGCTGAGGCGATGGGCATGGAATTTGACGATATGATCGCGATGTTCGCCTCCGAAGCCGCGATCAAACGCCCCAATACGGTCGAGGAAATCGCCGCGATGGCGCTATTGCTGGCGAGCAAGGAAGGCGCAGGGATCACCGGCGCGATGCTGAGCGTGGATGGCGGCACGGCTCAATTCTAA
- a CDS encoding STAS/SEC14 domain-containing protein, which yields MYFFASDPSKHRVEITFDGDFVREHDAFDAQLQMAAFQVRMPDGSFDCLIDLSKAPVAPQEVAARGGDAIHWAIRNGLRKAAFVTGSTTARMQMRRLAQRHEKVEYFADLAEAQHWLET from the coding sequence ATGTATTTCTTTGCCAGCGATCCGAGCAAGCATCGCGTCGAAATCACGTTCGACGGTGATTTTGTGCGAGAACATGACGCGTTCGATGCCCAGCTTCAGATGGCCGCGTTTCAAGTCCGGATGCCTGACGGCTCATTCGACTGCCTGATCGACCTCAGCAAGGCGCCCGTAGCTCCGCAAGAAGTCGCCGCCCGAGGCGGTGACGCGATCCATTGGGCGATCCGCAACGGCCTGCGCAAAGCGGCGTTTGTAACCGGCTCAACCACGGCGCGGATGCAGATGCGCCGGTTAGCCCAGCGCCATGAGAAGGTCGAATATTTCGCCGATCTGGCCGAGGCGCAGCACTGGCTCGAGACTTGA
- a CDS encoding SDR family oxidoreductase, whose protein sequence is MGQLEGKSAVILGAASSGNMGQVIARLFASEGAKVMVAGRKEEPLAQIAGEIGGTYALCDITSHEQVHAMADKARGEYGRVDAAINCVGWGLLSNLLETSQQDLDAITDLQFKGTHHFLQAFVKVMSEQAPTGGSIIALSSATTKALINNHAAYIGTKRAGEAMVECVANDFGHLGIRANSVSPAFTESPMTAGAFQTPGLVDAFMPKYPLGRLNTSDDVAQACLWLCGDHAFVTGQNIQPNGGLTLRGNPQATDIEAAVGAAMAKMQE, encoded by the coding sequence ATGGGACAACTCGAAGGCAAGAGCGCAGTCATTCTAGGCGCGGCGAGCAGCGGCAATATGGGGCAGGTCATCGCGCGGCTGTTCGCCAGCGAAGGCGCAAAGGTGATGGTCGCGGGCCGCAAAGAAGAGCCGCTCGCGCAAATTGCAGGGGAGATCGGCGGGACTTATGCGCTGTGCGACATTACGAGCCACGAACAGGTCCACGCGATGGCAGACAAGGCGCGCGGCGAATATGGCCGCGTCGACGCCGCCATCAATTGCGTGGGTTGGGGCCTGCTTTCCAACCTGCTTGAAACGAGCCAGCAAGATCTCGACGCGATCACCGATCTGCAATTCAAAGGCACGCACCACTTCCTGCAAGCCTTTGTCAAAGTGATGAGCGAGCAAGCGCCGACCGGCGGATCGATCATTGCGCTATCCTCGGCCACTACCAAGGCGCTGATCAACAATCACGCGGCTTACATAGGCACCAAGCGCGCAGGCGAGGCGATGGTGGAATGCGTCGCCAATGATTTCGGCCATCTCGGCATTCGCGCCAATTCCGTCTCACCCGCCTTTACCGAAAGCCCGATGACGGCGGGCGCGTTCCAGACGCCGGGTCTGGTCGATGCGTTCATGCCCAAATATCCGCTCGGGCGGCTCAACACGTCCGACGATGTGGCGCAGGCCTGTCTATGGCTGTGCGGCGATCATGCTTTTGTCACCGGCCAGAATATCCAGCCCAATGGCGGGCTCACATTGCGCGGCAATCCGCAGGCGACGGATATCGAGGCTGCCGTGGGCGCAGCGATGGCTAAGATGCAGGAATAA
- a CDS encoding nuclear transport factor 2 family protein: MFTGPIEDRLAIRELHETYGDGVVRFDKETWGSVWADDADWDFMGMELKGREAIVEVWLGAMANFDAVSFQCVPASIEVDGTRATSRCQTQEVLKGKDGSTRMLGGLYTDELEKRDGSWVYTKRAFQVIAEYNPPAE, translated from the coding sequence ATGTTCACAGGACCAATTGAGGATCGCCTTGCGATTCGCGAGCTGCACGAAACCTATGGCGACGGCGTTGTCCGTTTCGACAAGGAAACCTGGGGCTCGGTCTGGGCTGATGATGCCGACTGGGACTTTATGGGCATGGAGCTGAAAGGGCGCGAGGCAATCGTTGAAGTCTGGCTCGGCGCGATGGCGAATTTCGATGCGGTCAGCTTTCAATGCGTGCCAGCCTCGATAGAGGTCGATGGGACACGCGCCACATCGCGGTGCCAGACTCAGGAAGTCCTCAAAGGCAAGGACGGCTCGACCCGGATGCTCGGGGGACTCTACACCGATGAGCTAGAAAAACGTGATGGCAGCTGGGTCTACACCAAGCGCGCTTTTCAAGTGATCGCCGAATACAACCCGCCCGCAGAATGA
- a CDS encoding putative quinol monooxygenase, whose product MAKVVIAAQIDLDPAQREEALRSAKPHIDAALAQDGCNHYEWSADGNNPARVNVFEEWESEEALAYHFANDAYAGMRDHIGTFGLNGAASKKYRVEAEAPVYNAEGQATESFD is encoded by the coding sequence ATGGCCAAAGTCGTAATCGCAGCGCAAATTGACCTCGACCCCGCCCAGCGCGAGGAAGCGCTGCGCAGCGCCAAGCCCCATATCGATGCCGCGCTCGCGCAGGACGGGTGCAACCACTACGAATGGAGCGCGGATGGCAACAATCCCGCCCGCGTCAATGTGTTCGAGGAATGGGAAAGCGAGGAAGCGCTCGCCTACCACTTTGCCAATGATGCCTATGCGGGCATGCGCGACCATATCGGCACATTCGGCCTGAACGGCGCGGCCAGCAAGAAGTATCGCGTCGAAGCCGAAGCTCCGGTTTACAATGCCGAAGGTCAGGCAACCGAAAGCTTCGACTAG
- a CDS encoding NADP-dependent oxidoreductase produces MPTTTRQWLLNGHPRGRGIVEDDFKLVETQLPDAGPGEMVLATRYLGFDPAQKGWMENIADYVAPMNIGDVMRGSGICEVVESNGGRFAVGDFVFGSTGWSEYVVHDGKELTKVETDLSPTAVLSVLGTTGMTAYCGLFKVGKPVAGDTVLVSGAAGATGSIVGQLAKIAGCRAVGIAGGPDKCKWLVEEAGYDAAIDYKAGNVKQQIRELCPKGVDVIYDNVGGAILNDMLACIATGARVVICGGISRYETGNLPAGPENYFNLVFRRGSMAGFIVLDWAGEFPGIRKRLEGFVEDGRLKYQEDIQHGFENAPDTLQRLFTGQNRGKQMLKL; encoded by the coding sequence ATGCCCACCACCACCCGCCAATGGCTTTTGAACGGACATCCGCGGGGGCGCGGCATTGTCGAGGATGATTTCAAACTGGTCGAAACCCAGCTGCCCGACGCTGGTCCGGGTGAGATGGTGCTGGCGACACGCTATCTCGGCTTTGACCCTGCGCAGAAAGGCTGGATGGAGAATATCGCCGATTACGTCGCCCCGATGAATATCGGCGATGTGATGCGCGGCAGCGGCATTTGTGAAGTGGTCGAGAGCAATGGCGGACGTTTCGCGGTGGGCGACTTCGTCTTCGGCTCCACCGGTTGGAGCGAATATGTCGTCCATGACGGCAAGGAGCTGACCAAGGTCGAAACCGACCTTTCGCCCACCGCCGTTCTATCGGTCTTGGGCACCACGGGCATGACGGCCTATTGCGGGCTGTTCAAAGTGGGCAAGCCGGTGGCGGGCGACACTGTGCTGGTATCAGGCGCGGCAGGCGCGACGGGGAGTATTGTCGGCCAGCTCGCCAAGATCGCGGGATGCCGCGCGGTCGGGATCGCTGGCGGTCCGGACAAGTGCAAATGGCTGGTCGAGGAAGCGGGCTATGACGCCGCGATCGACTACAAGGCAGGCAATGTGAAGCAGCAGATCCGCGAGCTGTGCCCCAAGGGCGTGGACGTGATCTACGACAATGTCGGCGGCGCGATCCTCAACGACATGCTCGCCTGCATCGCCACCGGTGCACGCGTGGTGATCTGCGGCGGGATCAGCCGTTACGAGACGGGCAATCTGCCCGCTGGGCCGGAGAACTATTTCAACCTCGTCTTCCGGCGCGGAAGCATGGCAGGCTTCATCGTGCTTGACTGGGCGGGTGAATTTCCCGGCATCCGCAAGCGGCTAGAGGGCTTCGTCGAAGATGGTCGCCTGAAATATCAGGAAGATATCCAGCACGGCTTCGAGAATGCGCCCGACACGCTCCAGCGGCTGTTTACCGGACAGAATCGCGGCAAACAGATGCTGAAACTGTAG